The Solibacillus sp. FSL R7-0668 genome includes the window TTACGCGCTGCAGTGCATTGTCGATTGATTTGACATGGCGATTTAATTCTTCTGAAATTTCATTATAGGATTGCCCTTCTAGATAGCGCGTTAGTACTTGTTGTTCGAGCTCACTCAATACCTCGCCCATCTTTTGCTCTAAATAAAGATAATCCTCACGATTAATCATCAAATATTCCGGGTCATCTGAAATAGGGCTTGTAATAATGTCCATTAATGTGCGCTCCGATTCTTCATCATAAATCGGCTTGTCAAGTGACACATAGGAATTCAGTGGAATATGCTTTTGACGTGTAGCTGTTTTGATTGCTGTAATGATTTGCCTTGTAATACACAGTTCAGCAAATGCGCGAAACGATGCAAGTTTATCCTCTTTAAAATCACGAATTGCCTTGTATAAACCAATCATGCCTTCTTGAATAATATCTTCTCGGTCCGCCCCTATTAGAAAATAAGACCGTGCTTTCGATTTCACAAATAATCGATATTTAGAAATCAAAAAATCTAACGCATCTGTATTGCCTAGATGCACCTGCTCTACAAGTTGTTCATCTGTTAAATGTTCAAATTGCCGTACCATTTGTAACTTCTCACTTTTAAGCAATAAAAATCACCTCGAGCTACGCCAGAATAAATTAGGAACAGTATAACTTAATTGGAAAAAACGAGCAAATTATTATTTGAGCCCTCTTCGCCACTTTTCAAATTGCAACTCAACCTCTTTTGATAATTTAATGCGTGAAGCTGG containing:
- the sigH gene encoding RNA polymerase sporulation sigma factor SigH, which translates into the protein MVRQFEHLTDEQLVEQVHLGNTDALDFLISKYRLFVKSKARSYFLIGADREDIIQEGMIGLYKAIRDFKEDKLASFRAFAELCITRQIITAIKTATRQKHIPLNSYVSLDKPIYDEESERTLMDIITSPISDDPEYLMINREDYLYLEQKMGEVLSELEQQVLTRYLEGQSYNEISEELNRHVKSIDNALQRVKRKLERHLELKEMT